CCACCGGGCCGGGCCGGGGCCGGGCGGTCAGGATCCCGTCCCGGTGGGCCTGGTCGGCACTCTCCCGCCGGGCCGTCTCGGCAGCCTTCCGCCGGTCCCGCTCGTCGGCGTCGCGCCGGGCGGCCTCGATGGCGTCGCGCCGGGCCGCTTCGATCGCCTCCCGGCGGGCGGCTTCGGCCGCCTCCCGGCGGGTCTGTTCGGCGGCGTCGCGGCGGGCTGCCTCGGCGGCGTCGCGGCGGGCGGCCTCGACGGCCTCCCGGCGGGTCTGTTCGGCGGCTTCCTGTTCGGCTGCTGCACGCCGGGCCTGCTCGGCCGCCGTGCGGCGGGCCGTCTCGGCGGCGTCGCGGCTGGCGGCTTCGGCGGCGTCGCGGCGGGCCTGTTCGGCGGCCTCGCGCCGGGTGCGGTCGGCGGCCTCCCTGGCCCGCTCGGTGGCCTCGCGGCGGGCCCGCTCGGCCGCCTCCCGGGCGGTCAGCGGCTCACCGGTGTCCCGGGGGAACAACTCGGCCGGGACGATCCGGCGGGGCGCCCGCTGCGGCTTCTCGGCGTTCCGGTCGGTGGTCGGCGTCGTGGCCAGCCGGTCGCCCTGCTGGTGCGGAACCCGGGTGCGGGCGGGCCGCTCGGTCGGCGGGGCCGCCTCGATGGCCGCCGGGGGCGCCTGCGCCTCGATGGCCGCCGGTGGGATCGGCCCTGTTGGTTGATGCGGGACGGGCGGGTGCTCCCGGCCGTTGCCGCGTCGCGTCGGGGTGCCCGGGGTCGGGGCGCCACCCGGGCGCGGGCCGCCGCCGAAGAGGTCGAGGAAGGGGGAGTCGATGTCGGTGCCGTCACCGATCAGCATCGGCGGGGCGGGGGCCGGCTCGACCGGGGGGGTGGCGCCACGACCGGGGGCGGGTCGGGGCGGCTGGAAGACGCCCACGCCGCCCTGACCCGGGCCGGTGAGCAGGGCCGGATCGTACGGCTCGTCGTCCGGCAGCTCCTCCTGGGGGTAGTCGAACGACCGCGCACGGTTACCGTGCGGGGCGCTGTGTCGTCCGGCCGGGAAACCCGGCGTGGAAGAGCGACTCATTCGACCGCCTCACCCATCTGGTCCGACTGCCCGATTCGGGTACGCCCGGTCATGCCAGTTCCTCCCGGATCCTGATCCGGCTGCCGACCAGGCGGGGATCCCGCAGCTCGGCGGCCGGTTCCCGGGTGCGTCGCCAGTCGGTGAGGGCGGTGCGGATGACCATCCGCGCCGGCCGGTCCGGGTCGACGTACCGGAAGATGAACGAGGTGCTCACGATGGCGAGGGCGATCTCCCAGGCGGGGAAGAGCTCGACCTGCAACGTGAACAGCCAGTGGATGAACATGTAGAGGGGCACGAGCAGCATGAACAGTCCGTACTGGGCGTACGGCAGGTGGACCGGAAGGGTGTAGCCGGGCGGCCCGAGGTAGACCAGGCGGGCCCGGTAGATGTCGTCGTCGGTGCGCAGCCGCATGTCTCGCCCGCGCCTATTCGAAGATCAGGTCGATCAGGTAGTCACCGATGAAGAAGAGTGTGGCCGCGCCGGCGATGAAGGCCAGCCCGACGATCGCGATCGCGGAGCTGGTGAGCACCTTGGAGATCTCGCCCCGGCTGGCCCGGCCGATGAAGATGACCCCGAGCACGGCGAGCAGGATGGGTGCGATCTTGCTGGCGAAGAAGGTGACGACACCGTTGGTGTCGATGCCCTTGGGGGCCGGTTCGGCGAGTGGCGCCGTCGCCAGGGTGTGCAGCACCTGCGCGACGCCGGACGACGTCGTCTCCACGAGCTGGTAGGCGATCACTGGAACCTCCCCATAACGCGGCCGGCGGTGCCGCGGTGGTGCAAAAGGTAAGCCTGGCGGGAATGTGCTCGATCTGGGCAGCGCGATTGACGCCCTGCTGGTTTCTCGCCACGCAGAGTGGCGAGATTTGGGGGGATTCTCCCGCTTTGGCCCTCCCTCCATGCTTCGCCGACTCTTGATGCTGGGCAATTCCACAGCGTACGGGCCGCCCCCCTTTGCGACAAGCCGCGAAGACTCGACCCGATTCTGCCCCGACGATCGATAGTACACCTGTGCCAATCAGCACGTCAGTGCCCGCGTGGAGCGGCCGGTGGGGGTCCGCTGGGCACGGCGGCGCGACCGGTACCGTCTAGTCGTGACCGATCTGGTACGGACGCGGAATCCGGTGGTGATGGGCGTCCTCAACGTCACGCCCGACTCTTTCTCCGACGGTGGTCGGTACGCCGATCTCGATGCCGCCGTCGCACACGGGGTGCGACTGCACGGCGAGGGCGCGCACCTGGTGGACGTGGGCGGCGAGTCCACCCGGCCGGGTGCCGACCGGGTCGACCCACGGACCGAGGCGGGCCGGGTGCTACCGGTGATCCGGGAACTCACCGCGGCCGGGGTGCCGGTCAGCATCGACACCACCCGGGCGTCGGTGGCCGAGGCGGCCGTCGCCGCCGGTGCCGTCGTGGTCAACGACGTCTCCGGTGGACTGGCCGATCCCGACATGGCCCGGGTGGCCCGTGACGCCGGCTGCCCCTGGGTGCTGATGCACTGGCGGGGGCACTCACGCGGGATGCGGGAACTGGCCAGCTACACCGACGTGGTCGTCGACGTCCGGACCGAACTCGCCCAGCGGGTCGACGACGCGCTGGCCGCCGGGGTGGCCGCCGACCGCCTCGTGATCGACCCCGGGCTCGGCTTCGCCAAGACCGCCGCGCACAACTGGGAACTCAGCGCCCGCCTGCCGGAGCTGCTCACCCTCGGGCTGCCACTGCTCTTCGGCGCCAGCCGCAAGTCCTACCTTGGCCGGCTGCTCGCCGACCCGGACGGCACCCCGCGGGACACCGACGGCCGGGCGGCCGCCACCGTCGCCACCAGCGTGCTCGCCGTCGCCGCCGGCGCCTGGGGGGTCCGCGTGCACGACGTCCGGGGCACCGTCGACGCGCTCGCCGTCTGGTCGGCCACCGGCCGCCCCCGGCTCGCCGCCCCCACCGGCACCCCCGGAGCGGATCCGACCGGCCGGGCCGTCGGACCGTCGGAGGCCGGCCGGGCCACCGGGGCGCTGGACCACGCCGGTTCGCCGAACGATGCCGGGTGGCCGGACCACACCGGGTCACCGGACAATGCCGGGCGGCCGGACAGCGCAGGGCGGCCCCCGCCGGACGGTGGGAACGACCCGGACCGGACCGTCCGGGGGAGGGCGGAGCGATGACCGACCGGATCACCCTGACCGGGCTGCGAGCCCGGGGCCGGCACGGCGTCTACGACTTCGAGCGGACGCAGGGCCAGGAGTTCGTGGTCGACGCCGTCCTCGAACTCGACCTCGCCCCGGCCGCCCGCTCCGACGAGGTGACCGACACCGTGCACTACGGCGAACTGGCGGAGCGGCTGGTCACGGTGCTCACCGGCGAGCCGGTCAACCTGATCGAGACGCTCGCCGACCGCCTGCTCGCGGTCTGTCTCGCCGAGCCGCTGGTCGCCGCGGCCACGATCACGGTGCACAAGCCCGAGGCCCCGATTCCGCACACCTTCGCCGACGTGGCGGTCACCCTGCGGCGTACCCGGTGACCAGGGCGGTGCTGTCGATCGGCAGCAACCTGGGCGACCGGCTGGGCCACCTGCGCGCCGCGGTGACCGGCCTCGGCGAGGCGGTGCTGGTCGTCTCCGGCGTCTACGAGACGCCCCCCTGGGGGGACGCCGAGCAGCCGGCGTACCTGAACGCGGCGGTCATGGTCGCCGACCCCGCCGCGGCCCCGCGCGACTGGTTGGCCCGTGCCCACGCCGCCGAGCGGTCCGCCGGCCGGACGCGTGACCCGGCCCGCCGGTTCGGGCCGCGTACCCTCGACGTGGACGTCGTGGCCGTCTGGGACGACGCCGGTCGACCGGTGCTCAGCGACGAGCCCGAGCTGATCCTGCCGCATCCCCGCGCCCACCAGCGCGCCTTCGTGCTCCGACCGTGGATCGACATCGACCCGCACGGCCGGCTGGCCGGGCACGGCTGGCTCACCGACCTGCTCAACGCCGAACCGGTCGCCGGGGACGCCCTCGAACTGACCCCGCGTCCCGATCTTTCGTTAGAGTCGGATGTATGAACCAGTGGAGCCGGCCGGCATGACGCAGCCCCGACCGCCCCGTGACCAGGAGCCGGACGGACCGAGGATGGGGCCCACCCGGTTCTCGACCCTGCTGGTCGCCGCGCTCGCCGCCGCCGCGGTGGCCTGGCTGCTGATCAGCAGCTTCTACTACAGCGGTACTCCCCGGCTGCCCTGGCTGCCGGTGGTCACCCTGGCGGCGCTCGCCGTGCTGGAGGCGTACGCGGCGGTCAACACCCGCAGCCGGATCGAGCGCAAGCCCGGCCGGGAACCGGTCAACCCGTTGCTGGTCGCCCGGTTCGTGGTGCTGGCCAAGGCGTCCGCGCTGGCCGGGGCGATCTTCCTCGGTTTCTACGCCGGGCTGACCGGCTGGCTCTTCGCCGAGCCGACCAACGCCGCGATCGAGGACCGGCCGGCCGCCGGGGCCGGCGCGCTCGCCTCCCTGGCGCTGGTCGCCGCCGCGCTCTGGCTCGAACGCTCCTGCCGGGTTCCCGAGTCCGAGGACGACGTCGACGACCGGCAGGACCGCCCCGGGCGCTGACCGAGGGGTTACGTCCGGCCCTGCGCGCAGGTACGGTGCCTGGCGACCGGAGAACAGTCAGCCGTCGCCGGGGACGGCCGGTCACCTGGGAGGCGCACCGCATGGTGTACGACGATCCGGGCCGGGCCGCATCGGCAGAGGTGCCCGGGGCCGCGGCGGAGAACGTCTTCGACGATCCGGCGCAGGGCGAACCGGGCCGGGACCGGCTCGGCGTGCACGTGGCCTGGGAACTGGTCCTGCTGGTGGCGCTCGCGGCGCTGGCGTACCTGCTCTGGCGGGAGGACCCCGACGCGCTGCGCGGGGACGGTCTGCGGCGGCTGCTCGTCGACGCGGTCGCGCTCGGTCTGCTGGTCGTGGCCGCCGGGCTGAGCCTGCGCACCGCCGCGGTGAACCTGGCCATCGGTCCGGTCGCCCTGGCTGCCGCGCTGCACTTCGCCGAGCAGGGCGACCGGGGCATGTCGACGGCGCTCGTCCCGGCCCTGGTCGCCGCCGCCCTGGGCGGGCTGGCCCTGGCCTGGACGGTGGTGGTGCTGCACGTCCCCGGCTGGGCGGCCAGCCTCGCCGCCGCCGCCGGGATGATCGTCTGGATCGAACGGTGGAAACTGCCGGTGGCGGTGCAGGCCGACTACGACCCCCGGCGCAACGCCTACTACCTCTTCGCCGGCTTCGCCGCGGTGGCCGTCCTGCTCGGAGCGTTCGGCGCGATCCGGACGGTGCGCCGGCTGGTCGGCCGGTTCCGTCCGGTCGCCGATCCGGCCCGGCGGCGCGGGATGGCCGCCGCCCTGGTGACCGCTGCCGCGTTGACCACCTCCACCGTGCTCGCCATGCTCGCCGGGGTGCTCGTCGCCGCCAACGGGACCGGGCCGGTGACACCGGGGTCGGGACTGGACTGGACGGTGCTCGCGGTGGGCGCGTCCCTGCTCGGCGGTACCAGCGCGTACGGCCGGCGCGGTGGCATCTTCGGTGCCCTGCTCGCGGTCGCGCTGGTGGTGACCTATCTGGCCTGGGCGGCCGAGACCGGTGCCGCGACCGACCGCTGGGCCGTCGGTGGGGTGGCGCTGGCCGCCGGCCTGCTGGTAACCCGGATGGTCGAGACGTACGGCCGGCCGCGTACCGCCCGGGGCGAGCCGGTCGAACTGCCGCCGGTGCGGGACGGGGCGATCAGCTCCGGTTGGTCGATGCCCCCGGCGGGTGAGGCGCGCAACTGGACCCCGGCGCTGCCGGAGCGGACGGCCGACACCGACACCCCGCCCGACCCCTGGGAGGCCCCCCGGTGGCAGCGTGACCCGCCCCGCTGGGACACCGGCGACCGGTGATCCGCCGCCGTCCGGTGGATGCCCGGGCGGGTCGGTCCGCGCCCCCGGCCGGGCCGCGCCCGGTGACCGGGCGGCGGGGACGCGGTGCGCCCGGGCGCGGACGACGGGCCGGGGAGGATCTCGCCGGTTAGGCTCGCGGGCATGACCGAGACTCCTTCCGCCGGCACCGGCCACACCTTCGACCAGCTCGACGTACTCTCCACCGAGGAGTTGCGGGAGCGGGCCTTCGCGCGGGCGCGGGAGCGACGCGACGTCGGGTTCTTCTGGTCGGTGCTGCGGCACCTGCCGAACGCCGACGAGGCCGCCGCCCTGGACGGGGCGCCGAACTCGGTCGGACCGACCATCGACGAGGCGGCGGCGTTGTGGCGGGAGCTGACCGGCCACGGTTACGAGGAGTCCGCGCCGCTGCTGCGGGCGGCGTTCATCGACTACCTGATGAAGCACTGACCGGCCGCGCCGCCGGTTGGCGGGAGAGGTTCGCCGGCCGGGACGGGTCGGGAACCTCCCGCCGCACGGCCCGCACCCGACGCCCCCGGACCGTGCGGGGCTACGGCACCGCCGCCGGCACCGGCACCGTCGCCGCACTCATCCTCGTCGGTGTCTGCGGCAGTCCCTGGTACGTCGGCTGGGCCGAGGACCACACCGACCCGAACTCCGCCGGTGGCTGGTACCTGCGGCTGCTCGCCTGGCCGGCCTGGCGGGTCGACCCGGCGGACCCGGACCACGGGGTGCTCGCCACCGACCTGCGGGCCATCCTGTTGCTGGTGTCCGCCGCGGCGCTGCTCTACCTGCTGCCGGTCGGCCAGGTGGCCCGGGTGCCGGGTTCGGCCAGCCAGTTCTTCTCCGGCTGGGCGGCGTACACCCTGGCCGGGGCGGCGGCCACCCTGCTGGCGGCGCTGCTCACCGCGGACGGCCCGCTCCAGGCCGCCTTCGAGACCACCGCCACCGGTGCCGGCTACGGCTTCTTCGCCGGCTGGATCATCGGCCTGGCCAGCCTGGGAGGCCGGGCCTGAGCCTGCCGGTCCCGATGCGCGGGCCGCCCGGGGGGCGATCCGTGCTGCCGCTGCCGGACCGGGCATCCGGACCCGGCCGGCACACCGACCCGGACGCCGACCGGCCGGCTAGCTGCCGGGCTGCCCGAGGTCGAGCACCCGGGCCCGGCTGAGCGTGCCGGCGGGGCGACCGTCGGCGGTGACCACGACCGCGTCCGTGCCGGCGGTCAGCATGGCGGCCAGCGCGTCGTACGCCGACCGGCCCAGCGGCAGCTCCGGCAGGGTGGCGTCGGTGACGGTGGCGTCGGCCTCCCCGTCGAGCACCTCCCGGGTGACCGGGGTGACCGCCAGCCGGCGGATGCCCCGGTCCGCGCCGACGAACTCCCGGACGAACGGCGAGGCGGGCGTGCCGAGCAGGGCCGCCGGGGTGTCGTACTGCTCCAGCCGCCCCCCTTCGGAGAGCACCGCGATCCGGTCACCCAACCGGACCGCCTCGTCCAGGTCGTGGGTGACCAGCACGATGGTCTTGCGGACCTCGGCTTGGAGCCGGAGGAACTCCTCCTGCAACCGGGTCCGCACGATCGGGTCGACGGCGGAGAACGGCTCGTCCATCAGGAGCACCACCGGGTCGGCGGCCAGTGCCCGGGCCACCCCGACCCGCTGCCGCTGCCCGCCGGAGAGCTCGTGCGGGTAGCGGCGTCCGAACTGGGCCGGGTCCAGCCCGACGAGCTCCAGCAGCTCGCCGCTGCGCCGTCGGATCCGCTCCTTCGGCCAGCCGAGCAGCCGGGGTACGGTGCCGACGTTGGTGGTCACCGTCTGGTGCGGGAACAGCCCCACGTTCTGGATCACGTAGCCGATGCGCCGTCGCAGTTTCACCGGGTCGACCCGGGTGATGTCCTCGTCGCCGAGCAGGATCCGGCCGCCGGTCGGCTCGATCAGCCGGTTGACCATCCGCAGCACTGTCGACTTGCCGCAGCCGGACGGGCCGATCAGCACCACCAGCTCGCCGGCGGTCACCTCCAGGCTCAGTTCGCGGACCGCCTCGGTGCCGTCCGGGTACCGCTTGCGGATGCCGTCCAGCCTGATCGAGGCGGCGCTGTGTCCTGCGTCGCCGGTGCCCCCGGGGGTAACGTCCACGTGTGTCCTTCCACCTGAGTTACCGGGCCGAGCCGGGTAATCCGTGGTTCTCCTGGCAGTACGTGCGGGACAACTCTGACACCATTCTCGCTGCGGTGCGCGAGCACGCCTCGTTGACCGGTCGGGCGGTGCTGCTCGCCGCCCTGGTCGCCCTGCCGCTGGCGGTGCTGGCCTACTGGTACCGGCGGCTGACCGGCCCGATTCTCGCACTGGCGGGGGTGCTGTACACGGTCCCCTCCCTGGCCCTGTTCGCGTTCATCGCCCCCTACCTGGGCATCGGCGCGGTGACCGTGCTGACCGTGGTGGTGCTGTACGCCCTGCTGGTGATCGTCCGCAACGCGGTGGCCGGGCTGAACCAGGTCCCCCCGGAGGTCCGCGACGCCGCCGAGGGCATGGGGTACGGCCGGTGGGCGCGGTTGTTCCGGGTCGACCTGCCGCTGGCCCTGCCCGGCATCCTCACCGGCGTACGACTGGCCACCGTCTCGACGGTGGCGCTGGTCACCGTCGGGGTGGTGATCGGTCGGGGCGGCCTGGGGCAGTTGATCTTCGCCGGGTTCCAGAACAACTTCTACAAGGCCCAGATCATGACGGGTACGGTGCTCTGCGTCCTGTTGGCCCTGGTGCTGGACCTGATCCTGGCCGGCGTGGGTCGCCTACTCACCCCCTGGCTAAGGAGCCGACCCCGATGACCCCCGCAGTGGCGAAGGGAACGGTCCGGTGAATCCGGTGCAGCAGGCGGTGGTCTGGCTCAACGATCCGCTGAACTGGACCAACCCGGGTGGCGTGCTGGACCGGATCGGGGAGCACCTGAGCATGTCCGCCGCGGCGGTGCTGCTGGGTTGCCTGGTGGCCTGGCCGGTCGGCCTCTGGCTGGGGCACTCGGGACGCGGCGGTGGCGCGGTCGTGCTGATCTCCAACCTGACCCTGTCCATCCCGACCCTGGCGCTGTTGACCATCCTGCCGTTGACCTTCCTCGGCTTCGGCCGTCCCTCGGTGGTGGTCGCGCTGGCCGTCTTCGCGGTGCCGCCGCTGCTGGCCAACGCGTACACCGGGGTGCGGCAGGCCGACCCGGAGGCCCGGGACGCGGCGCGCGGGATGGGGTTGTCCGGGTGGCAGGTGCTGCACCGGGTGGAGCTGCCACTGGCGGTGCCGTACCTGGCCGCCGGGTTCCGGACGGCTGCCGTGCAGGTGGTGGCGACGGCGGCGCTGGCGTCGTTCGTCAACGGCGGCGGCCTGGGGCAGATCATCCGGGCCGGCTTCGGGCTGGACATCGCGGCCGGTGGCGGGCAGATCATCGCCGGTGGGGTGCTGGTGGCCGGGCTGGCGCTGGCGGCGGAGGGGGTGTTGGCGCTGGTCGAGCGGGTGGTGACGCCGCGACCGCTGCGGCGAGCCCGCCCGGGGGCCGACCGCCGGGCGGCGGACGCCACGGCGGGAAATTGATCTGCCGCGTGACGATCAGGTGACGAAAGTCCCGCTGAGTTTGTCGGTCGGTCCTGGAGGATATTGGCTGGAACTTGCGGGCGGCGACCGTCGCCCGTCGGACACGCGGCCGGCCCTGTTCGGGCCGCGCCGGGACACGGAAGGCGGGCGCGATGCGCGCACGGACACGGCTGGCGGTAGGCGCGGTGGGCGCCCTGACCATGGCGGGTCTGTTGACCGGGTGCGGGGACGCCGGTTCGTCCGGCACCGACGCTCCGGAGCAGGGGGCGAGCGGCGCGGGCTGTGCCCCGGTCGCCGGTGAGCAGCTGGTCGTCCTCGACGACGACAAGAAGCTCCAGAACACTGACAACATCATCCCGGCGGTCAACGCCAAGGTGGCGAACCCGCAGCTCCTCGCCGCTCTGGACAAGGTCTCCGCCGCGCTGGACACGCCGAAGCTGATCGCCCTCAACAAGGCGGTCGACGTGGACCGCAAGACGCCGAAGTCGGCGGCCGAGGAGTTCGCCGCCACCACGGGCCTGACCACCGGCATCGCCAAGGGGCCGGGCGGGCCGATCGTCGTCGGGGCCGGCAACTTCTCCGAGAGCCAGACCCTGGCCGAGCTGTACAACATCGCCCTGACCGCGGCCGGCTACCAGGTCAAGGTGCAGCAGATCGGCAACCGCGAGCTGTACGGGCCGAGCCTAAAGAAGGGCGAGATCCAGGTCGTCCCGGAGTACGCGGCGACCATGGCCGAGTTCCTGAACACCAAGGCCAACGGCAAGGACGCCACCCCGGTCTCCTCGCCGGAGCTGGACAAGACGGTCAGCGCGCTGAAGTCCGAGGGCGACAAGGCGGGCCTGACCTTCGGCACCCCGTCCGCCGCCCAGGACCAGAACGCCTTCGCGGTGACCAAGGCGTTCGCCGACAAGTACGCCCTGAAGACCCTCTCCGACCTGGCCGCCAAGTGCTCCGGCAAGGAGACCGTGCTGGCCGGCCCGCCGGAGTGCCCGCAGCGGCCGAAGTGCCAGGCCGGTCTGGTCGAGGTCTACGACTTCAAGGCCGGTTCCTTCAGCTCGCTGGACGCCGGTGGTCCGCAGACCAAGAACGCGCTCAAGACCGGCACGGCCAGCGTCGGCCTGGTCTTCTCGTCCGACGGCGCGCTCGCGACCGGCTGAGCCTGTGCCCGGTCGCGGTCGGGGCGTTGCCTACCGACCGCGACCGGGGCGGTCCGGGGGTGGCCGGTCGTCCACGGTCGGCGGGGCGGTGCGATGGCCTGTCGACACGCCCGCCCCGGCCACGTCGTACCGGCTGAGATCGGGGCATTTCTGCCGTGGGACCGTTTCCACTCCGCTTACTTCTCGGTAGGCTGCACAGCCATGCCCTCCCCGGTGGTCTCCGAGAAGCGCAGTCCGCAGCTACTGACCGTGCTGTTCTGGGTCGGTGTGGCGT
Above is a window of Micromonospora rifamycinica DNA encoding:
- a CDS encoding ABC transporter permease, which codes for MVYDDPGRAASAEVPGAAAENVFDDPAQGEPGRDRLGVHVAWELVLLVALAALAYLLWREDPDALRGDGLRRLLVDAVALGLLVVAAGLSLRTAAVNLAIGPVALAAALHFAEQGDRGMSTALVPALVAAALGGLALAWTVVVLHVPGWAASLAAAAGMIVWIERWKLPVAVQADYDPRRNAYYLFAGFAAVAVLLGAFGAIRTVRRLVGRFRPVADPARRRGMAAALVTAAALTTSTVLAMLAGVLVAANGTGPVTPGSGLDWTVLAVGASLLGGTSAYGRRGGIFGALLAVALVVTYLAWAAETGAATDRWAVGGVALAAGLLVTRMVETYGRPRTARGEPVELPPVRDGAISSGWSMPPAGEARNWTPALPERTADTDTPPDPWEAPRWQRDPPRWDTGDR
- the folB gene encoding dihydroneopterin aldolase; translation: MTDRITLTGLRARGRHGVYDFERTQGQEFVVDAVLELDLAPAARSDEVTDTVHYGELAERLVTVLTGEPVNLIETLADRLLAVCLAEPLVAAATITVHKPEAPIPHTFADVAVTLRRTR
- a CDS encoding ABC transporter ATP-binding protein, coding for MDVTPGGTGDAGHSAASIRLDGIRKRYPDGTEAVRELSLEVTAGELVVLIGPSGCGKSTVLRMVNRLIEPTGGRILLGDEDITRVDPVKLRRRIGYVIQNVGLFPHQTVTTNVGTVPRLLGWPKERIRRRSGELLELVGLDPAQFGRRYPHELSGGQRQRVGVARALAADPVVLLMDEPFSAVDPIVRTRLQEEFLRLQAEVRKTIVLVTHDLDEAVRLGDRIAVLSEGGRLEQYDTPAALLGTPASPFVREFVGADRGIRRLAVTPVTREVLDGEADATVTDATLPELPLGRSAYDALAAMLTAGTDAVVVTADGRPAGTLSRARVLDLGQPGS
- a CDS encoding ABC transporter permease, with product MNPVQQAVVWLNDPLNWTNPGGVLDRIGEHLSMSAAAVLLGCLVAWPVGLWLGHSGRGGGAVVLISNLTLSIPTLALLTILPLTFLGFGRPSVVVALAVFAVPPLLANAYTGVRQADPEARDAARGMGLSGWQVLHRVELPLAVPYLAAGFRTAAVQVVATAALASFVNGGGLGQIIRAGFGLDIAAGGGQIIAGGVLVAGLALAAEGVLALVERVVTPRPLRRARPGADRRAADATAGN
- the folK gene encoding 2-amino-4-hydroxy-6-hydroxymethyldihydropteridine diphosphokinase, with product MTRAVLSIGSNLGDRLGHLRAAVTGLGEAVLVVSGVYETPPWGDAEQPAYLNAAVMVADPAAAPRDWLARAHAAERSAGRTRDPARRFGPRTLDVDVVAVWDDAGRPVLSDEPELILPHPRAHQRAFVLRPWIDIDPHGRLAGHGWLTDLLNAEPVAGDALELTPRPDLSLESDV
- a CDS encoding DUF3180 domain-containing protein yields the protein MTQPRPPRDQEPDGPRMGPTRFSTLLVAALAAAAVAWLLISSFYYSGTPRLPWLPVVTLAALAVLEAYAAVNTRSRIERKPGREPVNPLLVARFVVLAKASALAGAIFLGFYAGLTGWLFAEPTNAAIEDRPAAGAGALASLALVAAALWLERSCRVPESEDDVDDRQDRPGR
- a CDS encoding glycine betaine ABC transporter substrate-binding protein encodes the protein MRARTRLAVGAVGALTMAGLLTGCGDAGSSGTDAPEQGASGAGCAPVAGEQLVVLDDDKKLQNTDNIIPAVNAKVANPQLLAALDKVSAALDTPKLIALNKAVDVDRKTPKSAAEEFAATTGLTTGIAKGPGGPIVVGAGNFSESQTLAELYNIALTAAGYQVKVQQIGNRELYGPSLKKGEIQVVPEYAATMAEFLNTKANGKDATPVSSPELDKTVSALKSEGDKAGLTFGTPSAAQDQNAFAVTKAFADKYALKTLSDLAAKCSGKETVLAGPPECPQRPKCQAGLVEVYDFKAGSFSSLDAGGPQTKNALKTGTASVGLVFSSDGALATG
- a CDS encoding ABC transporter permease is translated as MSFHLSYRAEPGNPWFSWQYVRDNSDTILAAVREHASLTGRAVLLAALVALPLAVLAYWYRRLTGPILALAGVLYTVPSLALFAFIAPYLGIGAVTVLTVVVLYALLVIVRNAVAGLNQVPPEVRDAAEGMGYGRWARLFRVDLPLALPGILTGVRLATVSTVALVTVGVVIGRGGLGQLIFAGFQNNFYKAQIMTGTVLCVLLALVLDLILAGVGRLLTPWLRSRPR